A DNA window from Engystomops pustulosus chromosome 6, aEngPut4.maternal, whole genome shotgun sequence contains the following coding sequences:
- the LOC140065039 gene encoding uncharacterized protein, which yields MAPASKEARKKKQKTPKEAPRLEEEAPKAETPRLEAKDPGPEVQTPGPAAVPNPEAPTTSRVQKPPRKTQEPPKLPPYMRDTVALKLKEVDGRVPDMSKDVFCKKMLLDQGILSHEIFGIQAMVAGIFYVTFISMSVCKRYWEAVKAATPDSPFSKFLCSCLLQREERRIIVSMWNLRTPGKDIETFLQRYCTVVRGPEKVLNCYNLWMGKWAATVLLQKDSASEDGFKHLPQAFMLGNSHGLIYYPDMPQTCRKCGKTGHQMKACKEEACKNCRVTGHETKDCPRKSTCNLCGLTGHVYKTCPQRRKTWAEVAASAPGKGFEARSPAETTKKPKAKVSGDQPAEQKKASKKVTQTSRNVAKPAEVSKLKTGKTKKVTPSPPPAQANSKPSPPPTETTITPLVGVSAVQPPAHKATPQESAALTQTPPPAADPLSYTVENFPNLSSQALVSSSVPTDPGTETETKTKKKRKRKQAESPVAETTRKIVLVENEQPSTPAIDLVLQAEIENMLDYYPESPSFHDLPAPLNPLIDEMLDTAEGSPILQQEEPPDGIGN from the coding sequence ATGGCTCCAGCAAGCAAGGAGGCAAGGAAGAAGAAGCAGAAGACCCCCAAAGAAGCCCCAAGACTGGAGGAGGAAGCCCCAAAGGCTGAAACCCCAAGACTGGAGGCCAAAGACCCAGGACCCGAGGTACAGACCCCAGGACCTGCAGCTGTCCCCAACCCCGAAGCCCCCACCACTTCTCGGGTTCAGAAGCCGCCCAGGAAGACCCAGGAGCCCCCAAAGCTCCCTCCCTACATGAGGGATACGGTGGCCCTGAAGCTGAAGGAGGTGGACGGAAGGGTGCCGGACATGTCCAAGGACGTCTTCTGCAAGAAGATGCTGCTGGACCAGGGGATCCTGAGCCACGAGATCTTTGGGATCCAAGCCATGGTTGCCGGGATCTTTTATGTGACCTTCATCTCCATGTCGGTCTGTAAGAGGTACTGGGAAGCAGTGAAAGCAGCGACGCCGGATTCCCCGTTCTCCAAATTCTTATGCAGTTGCCtgctacagagggaggagaggaggatcatcgTGTCAATGTGGAACCTGCGGACCCCCGGCAAGGACATCGAGACATTCCTCCAAAGGTACTGCACGGTGGTGAGGGGCCCCGAAAAGGTCCTGAACTGCTACAACCTTTGGATGGGCAAGTGGGCTGCGACAGTCCTGCTGCAGAAGGATTCTGCATCAGAAGACGGTTTCAAACACCTGCCCCAAGCATTCATGTTGGGCAACTCCCACGGCCTCATCTATTATCCGGATATGCCGCAAACCTGCAGGAAGTGTGGCAAGACGGGTCATCAGATGAAGGCCTGCAAGGAGGAAGCCTGCAAGAATTGCAGGGTTACAGGCCACGAAACCAAAGATTGTCCCAGAAAGTCTACTTGCAACCTTTGCGGCCTGACTGGACATGTCTACAAAACCTGTCCACAAAGGAGGAAAACATGGGCGGAGGTGGCTGCCTCGGCTCCGGGAAAGGGCTTTGAAGCTCGCTCCCCTGCTGAGACAACAAAGAAGCCCAAGGCAAAGGTGTCGGGTGACCAACCGGCAGAACAAAAGAAGGCGTCAAAGAAGGTGACTCAGACGTCCAGGAATGTGGCCAAGCCCGCAGAGGTGTCAAAACTGAAGACGGGTAAGACAAAGAAGGTGACACCTTCCCCCCCTCCCGCCCAGGCCAACTCcaaaccctcccctccccccactgagaccaccatcacccccctagtCGGGGTCTCAGCAGTTCAGCCACCGGCCCATAAGGCAACCCCCCAGGAATCAGCAGCACTaacccaaacccctccccctgctgctgatcCCCTATCCTACACGGTGGAGAACTTCCCCAACCTCTCCTCCCAAGCCCTTGTCTCTTCCTCTGTccccacagatccaggcactgagaccGAGACAAAGACAAAGAAGAAACGGAAGAGGAAGCAGGCGGAGAGCCCAGTAGCAGAGACCACCAGGAAAATAGTACTGGTGGAGAACGAACAGCCCTCCACTCCCGCTATAGACCTGGTTCTGCAAGCAGAAATTGAGAACATGCTGGATTACTACCCTGAGAGCCCCAGCTTCCACGACCTGCCAGCACCCCTCAATCCGTTGATAGACGAGATGCTGGATACTGCAGAGGGATCCCCGATCCTCCAGCAGGAAGAGCCACCTGACGGGATAGGTAACTAG